The following proteins come from a genomic window of Eubalaena glacialis isolate mEubGla1 chromosome X, mEubGla1.1.hap2.+ XY, whole genome shotgun sequence:
- the LOC133082408 gene encoding histone H2A-Bbd type 2/3, producing MPGKRGRGGSPGRRSRTARAERSCSVSHMERLLREGHYAQRLSSSAPVSLVAIIQYLTARVLEPAGHEAQNSGRRRLTPELVDVAARNNALLSGFFSTSTISQVAPAQH from the coding sequence ATGCCGGGGAAGAGGGGCCGTGGAGGGTCACCCGGTCGCCGCTCCCGCACCGCCCGAGCCGAGCGGTCCTGCTCCGTGAGCCACATGGAGCGCCTCCTGCGGGAGGGCCACTACGCCCAGCGCCTGAGCTCGTCCGCACCCGTCTCCCTAGTGGCCATCATCCAGTACCTGACGGCCAGGGTCCTGGAGCCGGCGGGCCATGAGGCCCAGAACAGCGGCAGGAGGCGCCTCACTCCGGAGCTGGTGGACGTGGCGGCCCGCAACAACGCGCTGCTCAGCGGCTTCTTCAGCACCAGCACCATCTCCCAGGTGGCCCCGGCCCAGCACTAG
- the F8A1 gene encoding 40-kDa huntingtin-associated protein, translating into MAASAAGLGGGSGPGPEAGDFLARYRQVCNKLKKRFLRKPNVAEAGEQFSQLGRELRAQECLPYAAWCQLAVARCQQALFHGPGEALALTEAARLFLRQERDARQRLACPAAYGEPLQAAAAALGAAVRLHLELGQPAAAAALCLELAAALRDLGQPAAAAGHFQRAAQLQLPQLPLAALQALGDAASCQLLARDYSGALALFTRMQRLALEHGAHPLPPPGPQPPPQPQPKLPGPQPGAGAASAPPLALLPPGAGSAAAPSPAALGAFADVLVRCEVSRVLLLLLLQPPPAKLLPEHAHTLEKYSWEAFDGHGQDGSGPLPEELFLLLQSLVMATHEKDTEAVKSLQVEMWPLLSAEQNHLLHLVLQETISPSGQGI; encoded by the coding sequence ATGGCGGCTTCCGCGGCCGGCCTGGGCGGCGGTTCGGGCCCCGGGCCTGAGGCCGGGGACTTCCTGGCGCGCTACCGCCAGGTGTGCAACAAGCTGAAGAAGCGGTTCCTGCGGAAGCCGAACGTGGCGGAGGCCGGCGAGCAGTTCAGCCAGCTGGGGCGCGAGCTGCGCGCCCAGGAGTGCCTGCCGTACGCGGCCTGGTGCCAGCTGGCCGTGGCCCGCTGCCAGCAGGCGCTCTTCCACGGGCCCGGGGAGGCGCTGGCGCTGACCGAGGCCGCGCGCCTCTTCCTGCGGCAGGAGCGCGACGCGCGCCAGCGCTTGGCCTGCCCCGCCGCCTACGGGGAGCCGCTgcaggccgccgccgccgccctggGCGCCGCCGTGCGCCTGCACCTGGAGCTAGGCCAGCCGGCTGCCGCCGCCGCGCTCTGCCTCGAGCTGGCGGCCGCCCTGCGCGACCTGGGCCAgccggccgccgccgccggccaCTTCCAACGCGCCGCGCAGCTGCAGCTGCCCCAGCTGCCCCTGGCCGCCCTGCAGGCGCTCGGCGACGCCGCGTCCTGCCAGCTGCTGGCGCGCGACTACAGCGGCGCCCTGGCGCTCTTCACGCGCATGCAGCGCCTGGCGCTGGAGCACGGCGCCCACCCGCTGCCGCCGCCGGGGCCGCAGCCCCCGCCGCAGCCGCAGCCCAAGCTGCCGGGGCCGCAGCCCGGGGCCGGCGCGGCCTCCGCCCCACCGCTCGCGCTGCTCCCGCCCGGCGCGGGCTCCGCGGCCGCGCCCTCCCCCGCCGCGCTGGGCGCCTTCGCCGACGTGCTGGTCCGCTGCGAGGTGTCCCgcgtgctgctgctgctgctcctgCAGCCGCCGCCCGCCAAGCTGCTGCCGGAGCACGCGCACACCCTGGAGAAGTACTCCTGGGAGGCCTTCGACGGCCACGGGCAGGACGGCAGCGGCCCGCTTCCCGAGGAGCTCTTCCTGCTGCTGCAGTCCTTGGTCATGGCCACCCACGAGAAGGACACGGAAGCCGTCAAGTCGCTGCAGGTGGAGATGTGGCCCCTGTTGAGCGCCGAGCAGAACCACCTCCTGCACCTCGTTCTGCAGGAAACCATCTCCCCGTCGGGCCAGGGGATCTGA